The Desulfomicrobium apsheronum genome has a window encoding:
- a CDS encoding F0F1 ATP synthase subunit A, whose product MRISPDAILLWQYGFVKINATIVFTWALMLAMTLAAILITRRLSRNDDRSRWQNLLEIVVTALDKQIREVGIVRSREYLDFLATLFLFVALAALCSVIPGYAAPTASLSTTAALALCVFVAVPLYGIRKKGVRRYLASYAQPTPFMLPFNVIGELSRTMALAVRLFGNMMSGAMIAAILLLVTPFFFPIVMTALGLLTGMIQAYIFFILATVYIAAATTISARREPTK is encoded by the coding sequence ATGCGTATCAGCCCGGATGCCATACTTCTGTGGCAGTACGGATTTGTGAAGATAAACGCCACCATCGTCTTCACCTGGGCACTCATGCTGGCCATGACCCTGGCGGCGATACTGATCACTCGCCGACTGTCCAGAAATGATGATCGCTCGCGCTGGCAGAATCTGCTCGAAATCGTGGTTACGGCCCTGGACAAGCAGATTCGTGAAGTGGGTATCGTCCGCTCCAGGGAGTATCTGGATTTTCTGGCCACTCTTTTTCTTTTCGTGGCCCTGGCCGCCTTGTGCTCCGTCATCCCCGGCTATGCCGCGCCCACGGCTTCGCTGTCCACCACCGCGGCCCTGGCCCTGTGCGTGTTCGTGGCCGTGCCGCTGTACGGCATCCGAAAAAAGGGAGTGCGTCGTTATCTGGCCTCCTATGCCCAGCCGACCCCGTTCATGCTGCCTTTCAATGTCATCGGCGAGCTTTCCCGCACCATGGCCCTGGCCGTGCGCCTTTTCGGCAACATGATGAGCGGGGCCATGATCGCGGCCATCCTGCTGCTGGTCACCCCGTTCTTTTTCCCCATCGTCATGACCGCGCTTGGGCTCCTGACCGGCATGATCCAGGCCTATATTTTCTTCATCCTGGCCACGGTCTACATCGCGGCCGCCACCACCATCTCGGCCCGCAGGGAGCCAACCAAATGA
- a CDS encoding thioredoxin family protein, with translation MKILRLFLAIAFLATASSALASPSSLISGDPQEVPIKGMVTMVDVGAKACIPCKMMIPVIESLSEEYEGRAAIVFIDVWKNPDETPKFGLRAIPTQIFYDKDGKEVMRHEGYFSKEEIIKVLTKLGVE, from the coding sequence ATGAAAATTCTTCGCCTTTTTCTCGCCATCGCATTCCTGGCCACGGCTTCGTCGGCCCTGGCCTCGCCTTCTTCGCTCATTTCCGGCGACCCGCAGGAAGTGCCCATCAAGGGCATGGTCACCATGGTCGACGTCGGGGCCAAGGCCTGCATTCCGTGCAAGATGATGATCCCGGTCATCGAGTCCCTGTCCGAGGAGTACGAAGGGCGGGCCGCCATCGTTTTCATCGACGTCTGGAAGAACCCGGACGAGACCCCGAAATTCGGCCTTCGCGCCATCCCGACCCAGATTTTCTATGACAAGGACGGCAAGGAAGTCATGCGCCACGAAGGATACTTTTCCAAAGAGGAGATCATCAAGGTTCTGACCAAGCTCGGAGTGGAATAA
- a CDS encoding permease produces the protein MNWREEWKPLAVIVAVFLACFYLPVGLPRFDNAVLEAFHLVKWYAQEHVLLCLIPAFFIAGAISVFVSQGAVMKYLGAKANKVLAYGVAAVSGTILAVCSCTVLPLFAGIYRMGAGLGPACAFLYSGPAINVLAIVMTARILGPEMGIARAVGAIVFSVIIGLLMHFFFRKEEAERQVIQMAQIEEEVKRPLWQNALYFASMVAILVFANWGAPQTDSGLWAAIFGAKWMLTSAFSVALGIMLVRWFDVKPWKVGTAAVPVILLAVFFPGQPLLAFTAGVIGLSAFTSTDEGEVGDWFSSSWGFAKQILPLLLFGVLIAGALLGRVGNEGLIPSEWVASAVGGNSFMANFFASFAGAFMYFATLTEVPILQGLIGSGMGKGPALALLLAGPALSLPNMLVINSIMGVKKTVVFVGLVIVMATFSGILYGSVWG, from the coding sequence ATGAACTGGAGAGAAGAGTGGAAGCCCCTGGCGGTCATCGTCGCGGTTTTTCTGGCCTGCTTTTACCTGCCCGTGGGTTTGCCGCGTTTTGACAATGCCGTCCTCGAAGCCTTTCATCTCGTCAAATGGTACGCTCAGGAACACGTGCTGCTGTGCCTGATTCCGGCATTCTTCATCGCCGGAGCCATCTCGGTCTTCGTCAGCCAGGGTGCGGTCATGAAGTACCTCGGCGCCAAGGCCAACAAGGTCTTGGCCTACGGTGTAGCCGCCGTCTCGGGCACCATCCTGGCCGTGTGCTCCTGCACGGTGCTGCCGCTTTTCGCGGGCATCTACCGCATGGGCGCAGGCCTTGGACCGGCCTGCGCGTTCCTCTATTCCGGCCCGGCCATCAACGTTCTGGCCATCGTCATGACGGCTCGCATCCTGGGGCCTGAAATGGGCATCGCCCGCGCCGTGGGAGCCATCGTTTTCAGCGTGATCATCGGCCTTTTGATGCACTTTTTCTTCCGCAAGGAGGAGGCCGAGCGGCAGGTCATTCAGATGGCGCAGATAGAGGAGGAAGTGAAACGCCCCCTGTGGCAGAACGCCCTCTATTTCGCATCCATGGTCGCCATTCTGGTTTTCGCCAACTGGGGCGCTCCCCAGACGGATTCCGGACTGTGGGCCGCCATTTTCGGGGCCAAGTGGATGCTGACCTCGGCTTTCTCGGTGGCCTTGGGCATCATGCTCGTGCGCTGGTTCGATGTGAAGCCTTGGAAAGTGGGCACAGCCGCCGTTCCGGTAATCCTTTTGGCAGTGTTCTTTCCCGGCCAGCCGCTTTTGGCCTTCACGGCCGGGGTCATCGGCCTGTCCGCTTTCACCAGCACGGATGAAGGCGAGGTCGGGGACTGGTTCTCCTCGTCCTGGGGTTTTGCCAAGCAGATCCTGCCGTTGCTTCTTTTTGGCGTGCTCATCGCAGGAGCCTTGCTGGGCCGTGTCGGCAACGAAGGCCTCATTCCTTCGGAGTGGGTGGCCAGCGCCGTGGGCGGCAATTCGTTCATGGCCAACTTCTTCGCCTCCTTTGCAGGGGCTTTCATGTACTTCGCCACCCTGACCGAGGTGCCCATTCTGCAAGGCCTCATCGGTTCCGGCATGGGCAAGGGCCCGGCCCTGGCCCTGCTGTTGGCCGGACCGGCGCTCAGCCTGCCCAACATGCTGGTCATAAATAGCATCATGGGTGTGAAGAAGACGGTTGTTTTTGTTGGTCTGGTCATCGTCATGGCCACGTTTTCCGGGATTCTCTACGGTTCCGTCTGGGGATGA
- a CDS encoding 4Fe-4S dicluster domain-containing protein — protein MRILPKEDLLMRMQRDLARSLAGDHASIKWAMVIDLAKCVGCHACTVACVAENKLPPGVVYRPVTEEEIGTYPNVRRRFVPRPCLQCQNPPCVKVCPVTATYKDAQGITVMDYDRCIGCRYCLVACPYAARTSDFGEWYTKGTPEEPGKIVGKSLCSESYELHPAKEYGKDWPERRRSSPIGNARKCHFCKHRLAEGMLPACVTTCIGRATFFGNRNDPESLVSELLADPRVFVLKPELSTKPAVYYLK, from the coding sequence ATGAGGATCTTGCCCAAGGAAGACTTGCTGATGCGCATGCAGCGCGATCTCGCCCGCTCCCTGGCCGGCGATCATGCGTCCATCAAATGGGCCATGGTCATCGACCTGGCAAAATGCGTGGGCTGCCATGCCTGCACCGTGGCCTGCGTGGCCGAGAACAAACTTCCTCCCGGCGTGGTCTATCGCCCGGTGACAGAAGAGGAGATCGGCACCTACCCCAACGTCCGCCGCAGGTTCGTGCCCCGGCCCTGTCTGCAGTGTCAGAATCCACCCTGCGTCAAGGTCTGTCCGGTCACGGCCACCTACAAGGACGCCCAGGGTATCACCGTCATGGACTACGACCGCTGCATCGGCTGCCGCTACTGTCTGGTGGCCTGCCCCTACGCGGCCAGAACCTCGGATTTCGGCGAGTGGTACACCAAGGGCACTCCCGAAGAACCGGGCAAGATCGTTGGCAAGTCTCTGTGTTCAGAGAGCTACGAGCTGCATCCTGCCAAGGAATACGGTAAAGACTGGCCCGAGAGGAGACGCAGTTCACCCATCGGCAACGCCCGCAAATGCCATTTCTGCAAGCACCGCCTGGCCGAGGGCATGCTCCCCGCCTGCGTGACCACCTGCATCGGCCGCGCCACCTTTTTCGGCAACCGCAATGACCCGGAAAGCCTCGTCTCGGAACTCCTGGCCGACCCGCGGGTCTTTGTTCTCAAGCCGGAACTGAGCACCAAACCAGCCGTGTACTACCTGAAGTAA
- the atpD gene encoding F0F1 ATP synthase subunit beta, with the protein MGLVTAVRGSVVDVSFTSGLPAIRNILRAGKDGRIVIEVMSHLDEEHVRGIALTPTQGLARGMAVQDAGGPLMAPVGPGLLSRMFDVFGNALDQEGEVRDVSLRSVHNPPPTLSRRSTRTEVFETGIKVIDVLLPLERGGKAGLFGGAGVGKTVLLTEMIHNMIGHHEGVSLFCGIGERCREGEELYREMKDAGVLPNMVMVFGQMNEPPGSRFRVCHAALTMAEYFRDDERRDVLLLIDNIFRFIQAGSEISGMMGQMPSRLGYQPSMGTELSQLQERIANTDTGSITSIQAVYVPADDFTDPAAVHTFSHLSASIVLSRKRAGEGFYPAVDPLESNSKMATPGVVGQRHYSVARQVRQTLAQYEDLKDIIAMLGLEQLAQEDRLVVNRARRLERFLTQPFFTTEQFTGLPGAFVSLDAALEGCERILDDEFKDYPESALYMIGAVDQAKEKAARSKEQEDRDGNAP; encoded by the coding sequence ATGGGCTTGGTCACCGCCGTGCGCGGAAGTGTCGTCGATGTTTCTTTCACCTCCGGCCTGCCCGCCATTCGGAACATTTTGCGAGCGGGGAAGGACGGGCGCATCGTCATCGAGGTCATGTCCCACCTCGACGAAGAGCATGTGCGTGGCATCGCCCTGACTCCGACCCAGGGCCTGGCACGGGGCATGGCAGTTCAGGATGCGGGCGGTCCCTTGATGGCGCCTGTGGGGCCCGGATTGCTTTCGCGCATGTTCGACGTTTTCGGAAATGCTCTGGACCAGGAAGGTGAGGTGCGCGACGTTTCCCTGCGCAGCGTTCACAATCCTCCTCCAACCCTGTCGCGGCGCTCTACAAGGACGGAGGTCTTCGAGACCGGGATCAAGGTCATCGACGTGCTGCTGCCTTTGGAGCGGGGCGGCAAGGCCGGGCTTTTTGGCGGGGCGGGGGTCGGCAAGACCGTCCTCTTGACCGAAATGATCCACAACATGATCGGGCATCACGAGGGCGTCAGCCTGTTTTGCGGCATCGGCGAGCGCTGTCGTGAGGGCGAGGAGCTGTACCGCGAGATGAAGGATGCCGGGGTCCTGCCGAACATGGTAATGGTCTTCGGGCAGATGAACGAGCCGCCGGGTAGCCGTTTCCGCGTCTGCCATGCGGCCCTGACCATGGCTGAGTACTTTCGCGACGACGAACGCCGCGACGTGCTCCTGCTCATCGACAATATTTTCCGTTTCATCCAGGCCGGGTCGGAAATTTCGGGCATGATGGGCCAGATGCCGTCCCGCCTGGGCTACCAGCCGTCCATGGGCACGGAGCTGTCCCAGCTGCAGGAGCGCATCGCCAACACCGACACCGGCAGCATCACCTCCATCCAGGCCGTCTATGTCCCGGCCGACGATTTCACCGACCCCGCCGCAGTGCACACCTTTTCCCATCTTTCGGCCTCCATCGTCCTCTCGCGCAAACGGGCCGGCGAAGGTTTCTATCCGGCCGTGGATCCGCTTGAATCCAATTCCAAGATGGCCACGCCGGGTGTTGTCGGCCAGCGCCATTACTCTGTCGCCCGCCAGGTTCGCCAAACCTTGGCTCAATACGAGGACTTGAAAGACATCATCGCCATGCTCGGTCTGGAGCAGCTCGCGCAGGAGGATCGCCTTGTGGTCAATCGCGCGCGGCGGCTGGAGCGTTTTTTGACCCAGCCCTTTTTTACCACCGAGCAGTTCACCGGGCTTCCGGGCGCTTTCGTTTCCCTGGATGCGGCGCTCGAAGGGTGCGAGCGCATTCTTGACGACGAGTTCAAGGACTATCCCGAGAGCGCCCTGTACATGATCGGCGCAGTGGATCAGGCCAAGGAAAAAGCCGCCCGGAGCAAGGAGCAGGAGGACCGTGATGGAAATGCGCCTTAG
- a CDS encoding ArsR/SmtB family transcription factor, whose protein sequence is MLVHLHPTREDFEARASVMKALAHPTRLMMIEELSRGERCVRELRDLADRDLSTVSKHLSILKDAGIVEDDKRGKQVFYRLRVPCVLHFFHCLDSVLTARDRLAGR, encoded by the coding sequence ATGCTCGTGCACCTGCACCCGACCAGGGAAGATTTCGAGGCTCGAGCCTCGGTCATGAAGGCCCTGGCGCACCCGACCCGCCTCATGATGATCGAGGAGCTCTCGCGTGGCGAACGCTGCGTCCGCGAGCTGCGTGACCTGGCCGACCGCGATCTGTCTACGGTTTCCAAGCATCTCTCGATCCTGAAGGACGCAGGTATAGTGGAGGACGACAAGCGGGGTAAACAGGTTTTCTATCGTCTGCGCGTGCCGTGTGTCCTGCATTTCTTTCATTGCCTGGACTCGGTGCTCACGGCCCGGGACAGGCTGGCAGGCCGTTGA
- a CDS encoding AtpZ/AtpI family protein gives MTSHENPQKPDLEREVDVRARRKLRAKKRAGSEVWFGLGMMGIIGWSVSIPTLLGVFMGLWLDRNYPGGRSWTLALLVAGLALGCWNAWYWVAKEDRAIREEQEDDDI, from the coding sequence GTGACTAGTCACGAAAATCCGCAAAAGCCGGATCTGGAGCGCGAAGTCGATGTGCGGGCCAGGCGCAAGCTGCGGGCCAAAAAACGGGCCGGGAGCGAGGTTTGGTTCGGGCTCGGGATGATGGGAATCATCGGTTGGTCGGTGAGCATCCCGACTCTCCTGGGTGTGTTTATGGGTTTGTGGTTGGACCGGAATTACCCGGGCGGACGGTCCTGGACCCTGGCCCTGCTCGTGGCAGGCCTGGCCCTGGGCTGCTGGAACGCCTGGTACTGGGTGGCCAAAGAGGACCGGGCCATCCGCGAGGAACAGGAAGACGATGATATTTAG
- a CDS encoding ATP synthase subunit I, with translation MIFSDFALALAAGLCLGAFFFGGLWWTTRRALASSHSAAWFMGSFVVRTGVTLGGFYLVGDGRWERLAACLLGFIMARMAATRLTKSCMNGGK, from the coding sequence ATGATATTTAGCGATTTCGCGCTGGCCCTTGCCGCCGGCCTTTGTCTAGGAGCCTTCTTTTTCGGAGGCCTGTGGTGGACTACCCGCAGGGCCTTGGCCTCAAGCCATTCCGCAGCCTGGTTCATGGGAAGTTTTGTGGTTCGTACCGGCGTCACTCTGGGCGGGTTCTACCTGGTCGGCGACGGGCGCTGGGAGCGCCTGGCGGCCTGTCTGCTCGGGTTCATCATGGCGCGTATGGCTGCAACGCGGCTGACCAAAAGCTGCATGAACGGAGGGAAGTGA
- a CDS encoding ArsR/SmtB family transcription factor: MKAEDRKFFEAKAAVLKALAHPTRLWMVEHLESGEKCVCEFAELIDADFSTVSKHLTVLKQAGIVQDEKRGKQVYYTLKVPCVLNFMHCVEAVLSTRAMEQLSMTGQAARPKLK, translated from the coding sequence ATGAAAGCTGAAGACAGAAAGTTTTTCGAGGCCAAGGCCGCTGTGCTCAAGGCGCTGGCTCACCCGACCCGCCTGTGGATGGTCGAGCATCTGGAATCCGGGGAAAAGTGTGTCTGCGAATTCGCGGAACTCATCGACGCGGATTTTTCCACCGTGTCCAAGCACCTGACCGTGCTCAAGCAGGCAGGCATCGTGCAGGACGAGAAAAGGGGCAAGCAGGTGTATTACACCCTCAAGGTCCCGTGCGTCCTGAATTTCATGCATTGCGTGGAGGCCGTACTTTCGACGCGCGCCATGGAACAATTATCAATGACCGGCCAGGCTGCCCGGCCAAAACTCAAGTAG
- the lgt gene encoding prolipoprotein diacylglyceryl transferase, which yields MIYWNADPIAVSIGPLSIHWYGIFFAAAFIVGLQIMGRMFAREGRSTGDLDSLLGFVVVGALVGARLGHCLLYDPVYYLSSPLLILKIWEGGLASHGGVIGILVAVGVYARRSGMRFWWLLDRIAVPAALGGAFIRIGNFMNSEIVGVPTIVPWAVIFERVDDLARHPVQLYEAAAYLIIFIVLFLTWREAALRRRAGLLSGLFLMLVFAARFVLEYFKTPQAAYEAGFFMTVGQWLSVPCVLAGLWLVFRAGRGQE from the coding sequence ATGATCTACTGGAACGCCGACCCCATCGCCGTGTCCATTGGCCCTCTGTCCATCCATTGGTACGGAATTTTTTTCGCGGCAGCCTTCATCGTCGGATTGCAGATCATGGGGCGCATGTTCGCACGGGAGGGGCGCTCCACAGGCGACCTGGATTCCCTGCTGGGTTTTGTGGTCGTCGGCGCTCTTGTCGGCGCGAGACTCGGGCACTGCCTGCTCTACGATCCGGTCTATTACCTGTCGAGCCCGCTGCTGATCCTCAAGATATGGGAAGGCGGGCTGGCCAGTCACGGCGGCGTGATCGGGATTCTTGTGGCCGTGGGCGTGTATGCCCGTCGTAGCGGCATGCGCTTCTGGTGGCTGCTGGACCGAATCGCCGTCCCTGCAGCGCTGGGCGGCGCGTTTATTCGCATCGGAAATTTCATGAACTCCGAGATAGTCGGCGTGCCAACCATCGTGCCCTGGGCCGTTATTTTCGAGCGGGTCGACGATCTTGCGCGTCATCCCGTGCAGCTTTACGAAGCCGCTGCCTATCTCATCATTTTCATCGTGCTCTTCCTGACCTGGCGGGAGGCCGCCTTGCGTCGCCGTGCGGGGTTGCTTTCCGGACTGTTTCTGATGCTGGTGTTTGCCGCCCGTTTTGTTCTCGAATATTTCAAGACGCCCCAGGCCGCCTATGAAGCGGGCTTTTTTATGACCGTCGGGCAGTGGCTCAGCGTGCCATGCGTGCTGGCCGGGTTGTGGCTTGTGTTTCGGGCCGGGCGCGGGCAAGAATAA
- a CDS encoding cytochrome c biogenesis CcdA family protein: MDQFLILIHEWMGSGVGLAALGCFLWGVVSVLFSPCHLASIPLIVGYVAGQDRLVEGRQAALYAGLFTFGLFLTIAAIGVICALLGRMLGDVGPYWTIVVGLILLWVAMDMLGIAKCSMGGNLMGRFKLRGMGGAFVLGLAYGVLSGSCTFGFIAPILAVITVQEKIATGILLIILFGLGHCIPIVIAGSSTALVRRLMANASWQRGGTAFRRLAGILIGLMGIYFIARPFLPA, translated from the coding sequence ATGGACCAGTTTCTGATCCTTATCCACGAGTGGATGGGGTCCGGCGTGGGCCTGGCGGCGCTGGGCTGTTTTCTATGGGGCGTGGTCAGCGTGCTCTTCAGTCCATGCCACCTGGCTTCCATCCCCCTCATCGTCGGCTACGTGGCCGGTCAGGACAGGCTGGTAGAAGGACGGCAGGCCGCGCTGTATGCAGGCCTTTTCACCTTCGGGCTTTTTCTGACCATCGCAGCCATCGGCGTGATCTGCGCCCTGCTCGGCCGCATGCTCGGCGACGTTGGCCCATACTGGACCATCGTCGTCGGGCTCATTCTGTTGTGGGTGGCCATGGACATGCTGGGCATCGCCAAATGCTCCATGGGCGGAAACCTCATGGGTCGATTCAAACTGCGCGGCATGGGCGGAGCCTTCGTGCTGGGCCTGGCCTACGGAGTCCTGTCGGGTTCCTGCACCTTCGGTTTCATCGCGCCAATCCTGGCCGTCATCACGGTGCAGGAAAAGATCGCGACCGGCATTCTGCTCATCATCCTCTTCGGCCTTGGGCACTGCATCCCCATCGTCATCGCCGGCAGCTCCACCGCCCTGGTGCGCCGCCTCATGGCCAACGCCTCCTGGCAACGCGGCGGCACGGCCTTCCGGCGCCTGGCCGGAATTCTCATTGGCCTCATGGGCATCTACTTCATCGCCCGGCCGTTTCTGCCAGCCTGA
- a CDS encoding F0F1 ATP synthase subunit epsilon, which produces MEMRLRILLPFRVFEDVRALRIVAESRDGSFGILPRRRDCVAALCPGILVYETAQTQEVYVAVDEGVLTKTGYDVVVCVRNAIAGQDLGQLRRAVEEEFMHLDEEEQEVRRALVRMESGLIRRMAGFYRD; this is translated from the coding sequence ATGGAAATGCGCCTTAGGATTCTGCTCCCGTTCAGGGTATTTGAAGATGTGAGGGCTTTGCGCATCGTGGCCGAGAGCCGCGACGGCTCCTTCGGGATTCTGCCCCGGCGGAGGGATTGCGTGGCCGCGCTTTGCCCCGGCATCCTGGTTTACGAAACAGCGCAGACGCAGGAGGTCTACGTCGCCGTGGACGAAGGCGTGCTGACCAAGACCGGGTATGATGTCGTGGTCTGCGTACGCAACGCCATCGCCGGGCAGGATCTGGGGCAGTTGCGCCGGGCTGTGGAAGAGGAATTCATGCATCTGGACGAAGAGGAGCAGGAGGTTCGCCGGGCCCTGGTGAGAATGGAAAGCGGCTTGATCCGCCGCATGGCCGGGTTTTACCGTGACTAG
- a CDS encoding thioredoxin family protein: MKKVHVMGPGCPKCTETFKIVEAAIAETGVEASLEKVTDFTEISKFGVFTTPAVAVDGTVKVMGKVPKKADVVAWLTA, translated from the coding sequence ATGAAAAAAGTTCACGTCATGGGCCCAGGCTGCCCCAAATGCACCGAAACCTTCAAGATCGTTGAAGCGGCCATTGCCGAAACCGGCGTGGAAGCCAGCCTCGAAAAAGTCACGGACTTCACCGAGATCTCAAAGTTCGGCGTGTTCACCACCCCCGCCGTAGCCGTGGACGGCACGGTCAAGGTCATGGGCAAGGTGCCCAAGAAGGCCGACGTGGTGGCCTGGCTGACCGCCTAG